The Rhinatrema bivittatum chromosome 4, aRhiBiv1.1, whole genome shotgun sequence genome window below encodes:
- the GSKIP gene encoding GSK3B-interacting protein, whose product MEIDYNPIDLPINSDFEEDSEVKDMVGTDVKDMRLEAEAVVNDVLFAVRNMFVSKILPCAEDVAYINVEIREGNRYCLELTEAGLRVVGCAFDHMDENSQAPYHETVYSLLDSLSPAYREAFGNALLKRLEALKRDGQC is encoded by the exons ATGGAAATAGATTATAACCCCATCGACTTGCCAATTAATAGTGACTTTGAAGAAGATTCAGAAGTTAAAGACATGGTGGGAACGGATGTGAAGGACATGAGATTAGAAGCAGAAGCTGTAGTAAATGATGTTCTTTTTGCTGTCAGAAATATGTTTGTCTCAAAAATCTTACCATGTGCTGAGGATGTGGCATATATCAATGTCGAGATCAGGGAAGGAAACAGATACTGCTTGGAACTCACAGAAGCGGGACTTCGG GTAGTGGGCTGTGCTTTCGACCACATGGATGAAAATTCACAGGCTCCATATCATGAGACAGTCTATTCTTTATTGGACTCTCTTAGCCCAGCATACCGTGAAGCATTTGGAAATGCACTGTTAAAGAGACTGGAGGCTTTGAAAAGAGATGGGCAGTGCTGA